The Streptomyces aurantiacus genome includes a region encoding these proteins:
- a CDS encoding response regulator transcription factor, translating into MTAPVSAAPAHLLVVDDEEGARGELTTAMEFLGFRVTAAATGHQALEALSHHRPDLVLLDVGLPGLDGFDVCRTLRTRGHTMPVMFLAGRDDVDEGVRGLDLGGDDFVTRPFELKEVAARIRALLRRTADRSAEHRTLRAGDVLLDAVTYEVWSGGTPVRLTTTEFALLRYLMENPGRVLTRAQIQERVWNHRAEGPGSVDTYVYYLRRKLGTPGRTLIRTVRGAGYLLRAD; encoded by the coding sequence ATGACCGCCCCTGTCTCCGCGGCCCCCGCCCATCTCCTCGTCGTGGACGACGAGGAGGGCGCCCGCGGTGAACTCACCACGGCGATGGAGTTCCTCGGCTTCCGGGTGACCGCCGCCGCCACCGGCCACCAGGCCCTGGAAGCCCTCTCCCACCACAGACCCGACCTCGTGCTGCTCGACGTCGGCCTCCCCGGCCTCGACGGCTTCGACGTCTGCCGGACGCTGCGGACCCGGGGGCACACCATGCCGGTGATGTTCCTCGCCGGCCGCGACGACGTCGACGAAGGCGTACGCGGACTCGACCTGGGCGGCGACGACTTCGTCACCAGGCCCTTCGAGCTCAAGGAGGTCGCGGCACGGATCCGCGCCCTCCTGCGCCGTACCGCCGACCGCTCGGCCGAACACCGCACCCTGCGCGCCGGCGACGTACTGCTGGACGCCGTCACCTACGAAGTGTGGTCCGGCGGGACCCCCGTGCGTCTCACCACCACCGAGTTCGCCCTGCTGCGCTACCTGATGGAGAACCCCGGCCGCGTGCTGACCCGCGCCCAGATCCAGGAGCGCGTCTGGAACCACCGCGCCGAGGGCCCGGGCAGCGTCGACACGTACGTCTACTATCTGCGCCGCAAGCTGGGCACCCCCGGGCGGACGCTGATACGGACCGTGCGCGGGGCGGGCTACCTGCTGCGCGCGGACTGA
- a CDS encoding TIGR03086 family metal-binding protein, which yields MADIDLLSGVLSKTGDLIEGVEAGQLGSPTPCDEYDVGTLVGHLVGWLLLFEARCNGRAYDADPARHRCGADPAGEFRAAASGLVAGWEKYGFDREVALTGASGLPAAMVFDMALMEFTVHGWDLAVATGRPVPFTEREAAEVLARAEVTLPPRYRGEGMSFGDIVPVPGDAPAVDRLAGFLGRDPAWRA from the coding sequence ATGGCCGATATTGATCTGCTTTCAGGTGTTCTGTCCAAGACCGGTGACCTCATCGAGGGCGTGGAGGCCGGACAGCTCGGTTCGCCGACGCCGTGCGACGAGTACGACGTCGGGACCCTGGTCGGCCATCTCGTCGGCTGGCTGCTGCTGTTCGAGGCCCGCTGCAACGGCCGCGCGTACGACGCCGACCCCGCGCGGCACAGGTGCGGGGCCGACCCCGCAGGTGAGTTCCGCGCCGCCGCGTCAGGGCTGGTCGCCGGGTGGGAGAAGTACGGCTTCGACCGCGAGGTGGCCCTGACCGGTGCGAGCGGGCTGCCCGCCGCCATGGTGTTCGACATGGCGCTCATGGAGTTCACGGTCCACGGCTGGGACCTGGCGGTGGCCACCGGCCGGCCGGTCCCCTTCACGGAGCGGGAGGCGGCGGAGGTCCTGGCCCGCGCCGAGGTCACGCTGCCGCCGCGGTACCGGGGCGAGGGCATGTCCTTCGGTGACATCGTCCCCGTGCCCGGGGACGCGCCGGCCGTGGACCGGCTCGCGGGCTTCCTCGGACGCGATCCGGCCTGGCGGGCGTAG
- a CDS encoding helix-turn-helix domain-containing protein: protein MAERDDPGIIGRRVQQLRTERGLTQKQLAEPAYTPAYVSTLEAGRVRPSEEALRHIAERLGVAYEELATGRPAHLATDLRLRLTDAQRTLATGEAEIAAEQYTALLAEAEAHRLDAECAAALLGLGECALDTGDLATARMRFEQTEKRLADAPLPVRVPALRGRAVSHYLAGELRYACYLLESTLDELNRGGLHDPDALLLLYAAVIAPYMDMGAHARAAQAAEFALALAPQVGDPALLARMHRSVARTMIAEGRMAEADASLGKAAELYRQLQIRTELANCHWMRGYLYAQNGDLERAEAELREALEMHSVQRAALYTSQVAVELADVLHRRGKSQEAATLLHGVLGDLNSERGAVHSAAAHRLLGIIADDAGDTETAEEHYVRALSLLERAGAAGDLADLCRLLGDLLRRTGRIDAALDAYRTGLGHRTAPGTTTLGPAPAHPPL from the coding sequence ATGGCCGAGCGCGACGACCCGGGAATCATCGGGCGCAGAGTGCAGCAACTGCGTACGGAACGCGGGCTGACACAGAAGCAGTTGGCGGAACCCGCCTACACCCCCGCCTACGTCTCCACACTGGAGGCGGGGCGCGTACGGCCCTCCGAGGAGGCCCTGCGGCACATCGCCGAGCGGCTCGGGGTCGCGTACGAGGAGCTGGCCACCGGGCGGCCCGCCCACCTGGCCACCGACCTGCGGCTGAGGCTCACGGACGCCCAGCGGACCCTGGCGACCGGAGAGGCGGAGATCGCCGCCGAGCAGTACACCGCGCTGCTCGCGGAGGCCGAGGCCCACCGGCTGGACGCCGAGTGCGCGGCGGCCCTCCTCGGGCTCGGCGAGTGCGCCCTGGACACCGGCGACCTGGCGACGGCCCGAATGCGGTTCGAGCAGACGGAGAAGCGGCTGGCGGACGCCCCGCTGCCGGTCCGGGTCCCCGCCCTGCGCGGCCGGGCGGTCTCGCACTACCTCGCGGGCGAACTCCGGTACGCCTGCTACCTGTTGGAGTCGACGCTCGACGAACTGAACCGGGGCGGACTGCACGACCCGGACGCCCTGCTGCTGCTCTACGCGGCGGTGATCGCCCCGTACATGGACATGGGAGCGCACGCGCGGGCCGCGCAGGCCGCCGAGTTCGCGCTCGCGCTGGCCCCACAGGTCGGCGATCCCGCGCTGCTGGCCCGTATGCACCGGTCCGTCGCCCGCACGATGATCGCCGAGGGGCGGATGGCCGAGGCCGACGCGTCCCTGGGAAAGGCGGCGGAGCTGTACCGGCAGCTCCAGATCCGCACCGAGCTGGCGAACTGCCACTGGATGCGGGGCTACCTGTACGCGCAGAACGGCGACCTGGAGCGGGCGGAGGCCGAGCTGCGCGAGGCGCTGGAGATGCATTCCGTCCAGCGCGCCGCGCTCTACACCAGTCAGGTCGCGGTGGAACTGGCGGACGTGCTCCACCGGCGCGGGAAGTCGCAGGAGGCGGCGACGCTGCTCCACGGCGTGCTGGGGGACCTCAACTCGGAGCGGGGGGCCGTCCATTCCGCGGCCGCGCACCGGTTGCTCGGCATCATCGCGGACGACGCCGGGGACACCGAGACGGCCGAGGAGCACTACGTCCGTGCCCTCAGCCTCCTCGAACGGGCGGGCGCGGCGGGCGATCTGGCCGATCTGTGCCGCCTGCTCGGCGACCTGCTCCGGCGTACGGGCCGGATCGACGCGGCCCTGGACGCGTACCGCACGGGACTCGGGCACCGCACCGCGCCCGGCACGACGACACTGGGCCCGGCACCGGCGCACCCACCGCTCTGA
- a CDS encoding permease: MENRRSVADGARVAARALVYAVVGGVALITIATVGSVLGPMVALDLATPAMAAWWTVFTAVVVQGIPFLLLGTVVSAAIGAFVPERVFRRVLPKNPALAVPVAGAAGVVLPGCECASVPVADSLMRRGVAPAAALAFLLSAPAINPVVLVATSIAFPGDPAMVGARLVASLATAVVMGWLWVRFGKEEWLPSVRRAGRGPAAPGGWRGFRDGLQHDFLHAGGFLVLGAAAAATFNILVPRSVLDVFTGSPWLSVLLLAVLAVVLCVCSEADAFVAASLTGFSPTARLAFMVVGPMVDLKLIALQTGTFGRAFAVRFSSVTWVVAVASSVLVGWWLL; encoded by the coding sequence GTGGAGAACCGACGGAGTGTGGCCGACGGGGCCAGGGTGGCGGCCCGTGCCCTGGTGTACGCGGTGGTCGGCGGGGTCGCGCTGATCACCATCGCCACCGTCGGGTCCGTGCTCGGCCCGATGGTCGCGCTCGACCTCGCCACCCCGGCGATGGCCGCCTGGTGGACCGTGTTCACGGCCGTCGTCGTACAGGGAATCCCGTTCCTGCTGCTGGGCACGGTCGTGTCGGCGGCGATCGGGGCGTTCGTGCCGGAGCGGGTCTTCCGGCGCGTGCTGCCGAAGAACCCGGCGCTGGCCGTGCCCGTCGCCGGGGCGGCCGGGGTCGTGCTGCCGGGCTGCGAGTGCGCGTCCGTACCCGTGGCGGACAGCCTGATGCGGCGCGGGGTCGCTCCGGCGGCCGCCCTCGCCTTCCTGCTGTCCGCGCCCGCCATCAACCCGGTCGTCCTCGTCGCCACCTCCATCGCCTTCCCGGGGGATCCGGCCATGGTCGGCGCCCGCCTCGTCGCCTCGCTCGCCACCGCCGTGGTGATGGGCTGGCTGTGGGTGCGGTTCGGCAAGGAGGAGTGGCTGCCTTCCGTACGGCGCGCGGGCCGGGGGCCGGCCGCCCCCGGCGGATGGCGGGGCTTCAGGGACGGGCTCCAGCACGACTTCCTGCACGCAGGCGGCTTCCTCGTCCTGGGGGCGGCCGCCGCGGCGACGTTCAACATCCTGGTGCCGCGGTCCGTGCTCGACGTGTTCACCGGGTCGCCCTGGCTGTCGGTGCTGCTGCTCGCGGTGCTCGCCGTCGTGCTGTGCGTGTGTTCCGAGGCGGACGCCTTCGTGGCGGCCTCGCTGACCGGGTTCTCCCCCACGGCCCGGCTGGCCTTCATGGTCGTCGGACCCATGGTCGACCTGAAGCTCATCGCCCTCCAGACGGGCACCTTCGGGCGGGCGTTCGCGGTGCGGTTCTCCTCCGTGACGTGGGTGGTGGCCGTGGCGAGCAGCGTGCTGGTGGGCTGGTGGCTGCTGTGA
- a CDS encoding TIGR03943 family putative permease subunit, with the protein MRLRPQGVLLLLCGAALLRIALFSELYLRYVKEGLRPYLVVSGVALIALGLVGLLARDHDHAHDEKTTHSPAPDDGQDDDHVPYNGQDDGHDLDEGRDQDQDHRQDEDHSQDHGHDHARNPRVAWLLTAPALALLLFPPPALGSYSAEREEARVAAQGAGTFPELPAGNPVDLTLGAFASRAEWDTGASLKGRTVRLTGFVTRADDGTWSVARLLVTCCAADAQALKVEIRGADAPAPDTWVTVTGTWHPMGEPGSDTARPVLDAVSVRRTGAPSDPYEKR; encoded by the coding sequence ATACGTCTGCGCCCCCAGGGCGTGCTGCTGCTCCTGTGCGGAGCGGCGCTGCTCAGGATCGCGCTCTTCAGCGAGCTGTACCTGCGGTACGTGAAGGAGGGGCTCCGCCCCTACCTCGTCGTCTCCGGCGTGGCACTGATCGCACTCGGCCTGGTGGGCCTGCTCGCCCGCGACCACGACCACGCCCACGACGAGAAGACCACCCACTCCCCGGCCCCGGACGACGGCCAGGATGATGACCACGTCCCGTACAACGGCCAGGACGACGGCCATGACCTGGACGAAGGCCGTGACCAGGACCAGGACCACCGTCAGGACGAGGACCACAGCCAGGACCACGGCCACGACCACGCCCGCAATCCGCGCGTCGCCTGGCTCCTCACCGCTCCCGCCCTCGCCCTCCTCCTCTTCCCCCCGCCCGCCCTCGGCTCGTACAGCGCGGAACGCGAGGAGGCGAGGGTCGCCGCGCAAGGAGCCGGCACCTTCCCCGAGCTCCCCGCCGGGAACCCGGTCGACCTGACCCTCGGCGCCTTCGCCTCCCGGGCGGAGTGGGACACGGGGGCGTCCCTCAAGGGCCGCACGGTCCGGCTGACCGGCTTCGTGACCCGTGCCGACGACGGCACCTGGTCCGTCGCCCGGCTGCTCGTCACCTGCTGCGCCGCCGACGCCCAGGCGCTGAAGGTGGAGATCCGCGGCGCGGACGCCCCGGCCCCCGACACCTGGGTCACGGTCACCGGAACCTGGCACCCCATGGGAGAACCCGGCTCGGACACGGCCCGCCCGGTCCTGGACGCCGTGTCGGTGAGAAGGACGGGGGCGCCTTCGGACCCGTACGAGAAGCGGTAG
- a CDS encoding SpoIIE family protein phosphatase produces MPGDQVQPTPRVLLTQAELAALADAVHRAEGVREPAERLLDELTLTRRLLDGCPAGIAVLDTELRYLYLNDALALLNGVPAAEHIGRRLRDVLPGLESSEQLLRQVLRTGVPQVITVGGQTPADTARDNRWWLGAYHRLSAPSGEVLGVAGVLLEVTDALRGREDLVRARNRMALLDEANRSTGATLDLRQACQALADLLVPRFADYAAVDVVDPEGTPRVPSDRYPLRLRRIALATTPDLAEVSSPLGLLGEFVVHRAESPMARVLADRRPLVLSHPDDEAMRQFSPSAERKEHYLRMGAHSGIFLPLTVHEELVGAVMVFRTGDSPRLTDADVELLGDLTARAATGIAHAVRFTREHETALEMQRAFLNAPTVTGPGVETLGRYLPAGSGAEVGGDWFDTLALPHGRTLLVVGDVMGHGVRAAAAMSEYRSVLRTLAVQSSTPDFILLQAERTALTLELDRVATCLLALLDPRRECATFSNAGHVPPLLVTPDGTRTLLSLPVAPPLGVGLGSFSATTVPVPPGSVLLLCTDGLVERRDRDIETGLHALATLPINPAAPLPTLLDTVITHLDPSTSEDDVAVLLARTGPTNPETPPLGWLPQDWVRGRGSAPG; encoded by the coding sequence GTGCCCGGTGACCAGGTCCAGCCCACACCGCGCGTCCTGCTGACCCAGGCGGAGCTGGCGGCACTCGCCGACGCGGTGCACCGTGCCGAAGGGGTGCGGGAACCCGCGGAGCGGCTGCTCGACGAGCTGACGCTGACCCGGCGGCTCCTCGACGGCTGCCCGGCCGGCATCGCCGTCCTCGACACCGAGCTGCGCTACCTCTATCTCAACGACGCGCTCGCCCTCCTCAACGGCGTCCCGGCCGCCGAGCACATCGGCCGCCGGCTGCGGGACGTACTGCCGGGCCTGGAGTCCTCGGAGCAGCTGCTCCGGCAGGTGCTGCGGACAGGGGTTCCGCAGGTCATCACGGTCGGCGGGCAGACCCCGGCCGACACGGCGCGGGACAACCGCTGGTGGCTGGGCGCCTACCACCGGCTGTCCGCGCCGTCCGGTGAGGTCCTCGGCGTGGCCGGAGTCCTCCTGGAGGTCACCGACGCGCTGCGCGGCCGCGAGGACCTCGTACGGGCGCGCAACCGGATGGCGCTGCTCGACGAGGCGAACCGCAGCACCGGCGCGACGCTCGACCTCCGCCAGGCCTGTCAGGCGCTGGCCGACCTGCTGGTGCCGCGCTTCGCGGACTACGCGGCGGTGGACGTGGTGGACCCGGAGGGCACCCCCCGGGTGCCCTCCGACCGCTATCCGCTGCGTCTGCGCCGCATCGCGCTCGCCACCACCCCGGACCTGGCGGAGGTGTCCTCCCCGCTCGGCCTCCTCGGCGAGTTCGTCGTGCACCGGGCCGAATCCCCCATGGCCCGCGTACTGGCCGACCGCCGGCCGCTCGTCCTCAGCCACCCCGACGACGAGGCCATGCGTCAGTTCTCACCGTCGGCCGAACGCAAGGAGCACTACCTCCGGATGGGGGCGCACTCGGGGATCTTCCTGCCCCTGACGGTCCACGAGGAACTGGTGGGCGCGGTGATGGTGTTCCGCACCGGCGACTCCCCCCGGCTCACCGACGCGGACGTCGAGCTGCTGGGCGACCTCACCGCCCGTGCCGCCACGGGCATCGCCCACGCGGTCCGCTTCACCCGCGAGCACGAGACGGCCCTGGAGATGCAGCGGGCCTTCCTGAACGCACCCACGGTGACGGGCCCCGGTGTGGAGACCCTGGGCCGCTATCTCCCGGCGGGCTCGGGGGCGGAGGTGGGCGGCGACTGGTTCGACACGCTCGCGCTTCCGCACGGCCGGACCCTGCTGGTGGTGGGGGACGTCATGGGCCACGGGGTCCGCGCGGCGGCGGCGATGAGCGAGTACCGCTCGGTCCTGCGCACCCTGGCCGTCCAGAGCAGCACCCCGGACTTCATCCTGCTCCAGGCCGAACGGACCGCGCTCACCCTGGAGCTGGACCGGGTGGCGACCTGCCTGCTGGCCCTCCTGGACCCCCGCCGGGAATGCGCCACCTTCTCCAACGCCGGCCACGTCCCCCCGCTCCTCGTCACCCCCGACGGCACCCGGACCCTGCTCAGCCTCCCCGTCGCCCCGCCCCTGGGCGTGGGCCTCGGCTCCTTCTCGGCCACCACGGTCCCCGTCCCGCCGGGCTCGGTCCTCCTCCTGTGCACCGACGGCCTGGTCGAACGCCGCGACCGCGACATCGAGACCGGCCTCCACGCCCTCGCGACCCTCCCCATCAACCCGGCCGCGCCCCTCCCCACCCTCCTCGACACGGTCATCACCCACCTGGACCCGTCCACATCGGAGGACGACGTCGCCGTCCTCCTGGCCCGCACGGGCCCCACGAACCCGGAGACACCCCCACTGGGCTGGCTCCCCCAGGACTGGGTGAGGGGGCGGGGCTCAGCGCCGGGGTGA
- a CDS encoding transglycosylase domain-containing protein: MSARDRLHGVGSRLRRARLRLRRTRVRRLRRALAALLALFLSACAALVVAYRMTGIPDPHPETVSQSTVFVDAEGEYLGRRGPVDRQDIPLRQVPRHVQDAVIAAENRSFRTDSGVAPTAILRAALAAVTGGERQGGSTITQQYVKNALLTPEQSLERKAHEALIAVKLDRTRSKADILAGYLNTVYFGRGAAGVESAARNYFGVGARDLTVSQGAALAAILNLPSYYERAGADTKVTGTLERRWAWVLDAMADSGAISGRERTAARFPAFRFYPPGGTDGQRQYLIDAASAEAADRLGITEDELARGGYKVHTTFDLGLQDETAELVRERTPADVKGVRLHTAVVATVPGDGAVRVLYGGSDYAHQPFNDAVDGAVEAGTVLDPFAFKGMRRDGPLGSLAEEMAPTPLRLNSAYATLAAGGRHATPYTVAKITRAGRTVHTARPKTRTAMHEKEAALITELLNEQVAPPVAPDSAYVPAATVPDQPVSHSAGAGSGPGTRTVWQSVHSPRLALTLALFAERGGKPARVAGLTGTLPPAEYAALETKDIWQLAGSPGGRAPESAVPAPAVTRTDPPVGGQEGAVVPWKGAR; encoded by the coding sequence ATGAGCGCCCGTGACCGGCTGCACGGCGTCGGCTCCCGCCTCCGGCGGGCCCGCCTCCGGCTGCGCCGCACCCGCGTCCGCCGCCTGCGCCGCGCCCTGGCCGCGCTGCTGGCGCTGTTCCTGTCGGCGTGCGCCGCGCTCGTCGTCGCGTACCGGATGACCGGCATCCCCGACCCGCACCCCGAGACCGTCAGCCAGAGCACGGTCTTCGTGGACGCCGAGGGCGAGTACCTGGGCCGCCGAGGACCGGTCGACCGCCAGGACATCCCCCTCCGGCAGGTCCCGCGGCATGTCCAGGACGCCGTGATCGCCGCCGAGAACCGCTCCTTCCGTACGGACTCCGGGGTCGCCCCGACGGCGATCCTGCGGGCCGCGCTCGCGGCCGTGACGGGCGGCGAGCGCCAGGGCGGTTCCACGATCACGCAGCAGTACGTGAAGAACGCCCTGCTGACCCCCGAGCAGTCCCTCGAACGCAAGGCGCACGAGGCACTGATCGCCGTGAAGCTGGACCGCACGCGGTCCAAGGCCGACATCCTGGCCGGCTACCTCAACACCGTGTACTTCGGGCGCGGCGCCGCCGGTGTCGAGTCGGCCGCACGGAACTACTTCGGCGTCGGCGCGCGGGACCTGACCGTCTCCCAGGGCGCGGCCCTCGCGGCGATCCTCAACCTGCCCTCGTACTACGAGCGGGCGGGCGCGGACACCAAGGTGACGGGGACGCTGGAGCGCCGCTGGGCGTGGGTGCTCGACGCGATGGCGGACTCGGGCGCGATCAGCGGCCGCGAGCGGACGGCCGCCCGGTTCCCCGCCTTCCGCTTCTATCCGCCGGGCGGCACCGACGGGCAGCGCCAGTACCTGATCGACGCGGCGTCCGCCGAGGCCGCCGACCGGCTCGGCATCACGGAGGACGAGCTGGCGCGCGGCGGCTACAAGGTGCACACCACCTTCGACCTCGGCCTCCAGGACGAGACGGCGGAGCTGGTGCGCGAGCGGACGCCCGCAGACGTGAAGGGCGTCCGGCTGCACACCGCCGTCGTCGCGACCGTGCCCGGTGACGGCGCGGTCCGTGTGCTGTACGGCGGGTCGGACTACGCGCACCAGCCGTTCAACGACGCCGTCGACGGGGCGGTCGAGGCGGGCACGGTCCTCGACCCGTTCGCCTTCAAGGGCATGCGGCGCGACGGCCCGCTGGGCAGCCTCGCCGAGGAGATGGCGCCCACGCCGCTGCGCCTCAACTCCGCGTACGCCACCCTTGCCGCCGGCGGCAGGCACGCGACCCCGTACACGGTCGCGAAGATCACCAGGGCGGGCCGTACGGTCCACACCGCGCGTCCGAAGACGCGTACGGCGATGCACGAGAAGGAGGCGGCGCTCATCACCGAGCTGCTGAACGAGCAGGTCGCGCCGCCGGTCGCACCGGACAGCGCGTACGTGCCGGCCGCGACCGTGCCCGACCAGCCGGTCAGCCACTCCGCGGGCGCGGGCAGCGGGCCGGGCACGCGGACGGTGTGGCAGAGCGTGCACTCGCCGCGACTCGCCCTCACCCTCGCCCTGTTCGCCGAACGCGGCGGAAAGCCCGCCCGGGTCGCGGGCCTCACCGGCACGCTCCCGCCCGCCGAGTACGCGGCGCTGGAGACGAAGGACATCTGGCAGCTGGCCGGCTCACCGGGAGGCCGGGCCCCGGAGTCGGCGGTGCCCGCGCCCGCGGTCACCCGGACAGACCCGCCCGTTGGTGGGCAGGAAGGCGCCGTGGTGCCGTGGAAGGGTGCCCGGTGA
- a CDS encoding sigma factor-like helix-turn-helix DNA-binding protein: MDDDFTARAGAYWPRLTRTARLLTGNAADAERHARAALAEVYARRRTPGDDAEFYVRRALVRGFTRRRPRPLARSGQAPEPYVPDPLDPLTEVLAALPPRRRAIAVLRHWDGLSPREIAALLNSSPGAVKAVGRRAEKALRAHPAHGKAPHAGRPPVSRPVPVAEVEAAGRTRRRRRRRTTTLLTSAAALLLAPLVVGAVRGTAGGSGDGSTPPARTAVRVVTPGERVSAAPGVQFWLTKDGTHWSTPRQPKQFRGAGEGEGPALTVRSAPTAGKRLFLSGVHRGTREASRVELTTPDGTFTARVLTLAGAPGWSAWYADSQLPDTQQPLKDVTVKAYDSAGKILARTDTPS, from the coding sequence ATGGACGACGACTTCACCGCCCGTGCCGGGGCGTACTGGCCCCGGCTCACGCGTACGGCCCGTCTGCTCACGGGGAACGCCGCCGACGCGGAGAGACACGCGAGAGCGGCCCTAGCGGAGGTGTACGCACGGCGCCGGACCCCGGGCGACGACGCGGAGTTCTACGTCCGGCGGGCTCTGGTGCGTGGCTTCACGCGGCGGCGGCCCCGGCCGCTCGCCCGGTCCGGGCAGGCGCCGGAGCCGTACGTCCCCGACCCGCTCGACCCGCTCACCGAGGTGCTCGCCGCCCTTCCGCCCCGGCGACGGGCCATTGCCGTCCTGCGGCACTGGGACGGTCTGTCCCCTCGCGAGATCGCCGCGCTCCTCAACTCCTCGCCGGGGGCGGTCAAAGCGGTCGGACGCCGGGCGGAGAAGGCCCTGCGCGCCCATCCGGCACACGGCAAGGCTCCCCACGCTGGGAGGCCGCCCGTGTCCCGGCCGGTCCCCGTCGCCGAGGTCGAGGCGGCGGGCCGCACGCGCCGCCGCCGGCGCCGGCGCACCACGACCCTGCTCACGTCGGCGGCGGCCCTGCTCCTCGCGCCCCTGGTCGTGGGGGCCGTGCGCGGCACGGCCGGCGGGTCCGGCGACGGCTCGACTCCCCCGGCCAGGACGGCGGTTCGCGTCGTCACGCCCGGCGAACGCGTGAGCGCCGCACCCGGTGTGCAGTTCTGGCTCACCAAGGACGGCACGCACTGGTCGACACCGCGGCAGCCGAAGCAGTTCCGCGGCGCGGGTGAGGGCGAGGGCCCCGCCCTGACCGTCCGGTCGGCCCCCACGGCCGGGAAACGGCTGTTCCTCTCCGGCGTCCACCGGGGCACCCGCGAGGCGTCCCGCGTCGAACTGACCACTCCCGACGGCACGTTCACCGCCCGTGTCCTCACCCTGGCGGGAGCGCCCGGCTGGTCGGCCTGGTACGCGGACTCCCAACTCCCCGACACACAGCAGCCGTTGAAGGACGTCACCGTGAAGGCCTACGACTCCGCAGGCAAGATCCTCGCCCGGACGGACACCCCCTCATGA
- a CDS encoding SigE family RNA polymerase sigma factor, producing MTEEEFDGFYAAAFPRLTGQLFAFTGDHGEAQDVVQEAFVRAWDRRREFLAEGAPEAWIRTVAMRLAVSRWRRARRWLELVRRNPPPEHTPGPGPERAVLVGALRELPEAQRMAVVLHHLCDLSVEQVASETGAPVGTVKARLSRGRAALARRLGEADELGEREGGRVR from the coding sequence ATGACCGAGGAGGAGTTCGACGGCTTCTACGCCGCCGCGTTCCCCCGGCTGACCGGGCAGCTCTTTGCCTTCACCGGGGATCACGGCGAGGCGCAGGACGTCGTCCAGGAGGCGTTCGTGCGTGCCTGGGACCGGCGGCGGGAGTTCCTCGCCGAGGGGGCGCCCGAGGCGTGGATACGCACGGTCGCGATGCGGCTCGCCGTGAGCCGCTGGCGGCGGGCCCGGCGCTGGCTGGAACTGGTGCGCCGCAATCCGCCGCCGGAGCACACGCCCGGACCGGGGCCGGAACGGGCGGTACTGGTGGGGGCGTTGCGGGAGCTGCCGGAGGCGCAGCGCATGGCTGTCGTTCTGCACCATCTGTGCGACTTGAGTGTCGAACAGGTAGCCTCCGAAACCGGTGCGCCGGTGGGCACGGTCAAGGCCCGGCTGTCCCGTGGCCGGGCGGCACTGGCGCGGCGGCTCGGCGAGGCCGACGAACTGGGTGAGAGGGAGGGCGGCCGTGTCCGATGA
- a CDS encoding L,D-transpeptidase: MSDELTPGRGHPGEDPGVGPGGSELTVALHELAQQHETPVPVAGAEIRRRAVGRRRRRRAALAAAGAAGAGALALVLTVAFTGDGDTRSTPPAASYAHTPSATTEPSAAPVAATVDLSRRELIAEGRTLPISSGRARTPTPTGLMTVTAKYPTATVPGQTAGFGEGKEYDLKTTWVMTLRGPDGRTNYLLALSWNEKAPGGYDITGGAIGLRSDDAMWLYKELRPGSVVQVLSSAPATPAARSTASPAPPERASPESPASLAPPVASATAGRDSRS, from the coding sequence GTGTCCGATGAACTCACGCCCGGTCGAGGGCACCCGGGCGAGGACCCTGGCGTGGGCCCCGGCGGATCCGAACTGACCGTCGCCCTGCACGAGTTGGCCCAGCAGCACGAGACACCCGTGCCCGTGGCGGGGGCGGAGATCCGCCGTCGCGCGGTGGGCCGCCGCCGGCGCAGGCGGGCCGCGCTGGCCGCGGCGGGCGCCGCCGGTGCGGGGGCGCTGGCCCTGGTCCTGACCGTGGCGTTCACCGGTGACGGGGACACCCGGTCGACTCCGCCCGCCGCCTCCTACGCGCACACACCGTCGGCCACGACCGAGCCCTCCGCGGCCCCGGTCGCCGCCACCGTGGATCTCTCCCGGCGCGAACTGATCGCCGAGGGCCGGACCCTGCCCATCTCCTCCGGGAGGGCCCGGACGCCGACGCCGACGGGGCTGATGACGGTCACCGCGAAGTACCCGACCGCGACGGTGCCGGGCCAGACGGCGGGCTTCGGCGAGGGGAAGGAGTACGACCTCAAGACGACCTGGGTGATGACCCTGCGCGGTCCCGACGGCCGTACGAACTACCTCCTCGCCCTCAGCTGGAACGAGAAGGCGCCCGGCGGTTACGACATCACCGGTGGCGCGATCGGTCTGCGGTCCGACGACGCGATGTGGCTCTACAAGGAGCTCAGGCCGGGGTCGGTGGTGCAGGTGCTGAGCTCGGCCCCGGCGACTCCGGCCGCGCGGAGCACGGCGTCCCCGGCGCCACCGGAGAGGGCGTCCCCCGAGTCCCCCGCCTCCCTGGCGCCACCGGTGGCCTCGGCGACCGCGGGCCGCGACTCGCGCTCCTGA